A window of Roseovarius sp. THAF27 contains these coding sequences:
- a CDS encoding hybrid-cluster NAD(P)-dependent oxidoreductase → MNDLSHVPARAIWSDDEMLECVSVIPERPNTATFTFRAPSGALFDYRPGQFLTLEIPAPGGTVHRTYTISSSPSRPRSVSVTVKAQADSVGTRWMLDNLVPGVRIRALGPSGLFTHLDHPAEKYLFISAGSGITPMMSMTTWMFDLGTEPDIVFINCARRPGEIIFRERLEHMSSRVPGIDLHWVVETPDRYAPWTGYRGTFNQLMLGLMAQDYLEREVFCCGPEPFMQAVREALQGLGFDMAHYHQESFHAPAATEAEIPEIDDVVPDQAAQAEVEFALSGVSANVSETDTILSAARANGLNIPSGCTFGVCGTCKVRKSAGEVHMVHNGGISEDDIAEGYILACCSHPIGKVSVDV, encoded by the coding sequence ATGAACGATCTGTCCCACGTTCCCGCCCGTGCGATCTGGTCGGATGACGAGATGCTGGAATGCGTCTCGGTCATTCCCGAGCGACCGAACACCGCGACCTTTACCTTTCGCGCGCCGTCGGGGGCACTGTTCGACTATCGCCCGGGCCAGTTCCTGACGCTGGAAATCCCCGCGCCGGGCGGCACCGTGCACCGGACCTACACGATATCGTCCTCGCCGTCGCGGCCGCGGTCGGTCTCGGTCACGGTCAAGGCGCAGGCCGACAGCGTGGGCACGCGCTGGATGCTCGACAACCTCGTGCCCGGCGTTCGGATCAGAGCCTTGGGGCCTTCGGGCCTCTTCACCCATCTCGATCACCCCGCCGAGAAATACCTGTTCATCTCGGCCGGCTCCGGCATCACGCCGATGATGTCGATGACGACATGGATGTTCGACCTGGGAACCGAACCCGACATTGTCTTCATCAACTGCGCCCGGCGCCCCGGCGAGATCATCTTTCGCGAACGGCTGGAACACATGTCCAGCCGCGTGCCGGGCATCGACCTGCACTGGGTGGTCGAAACCCCTGACCGCTATGCGCCCTGGACCGGCTATCGCGGCACGTTCAACCAGTTGATGCTGGGGCTGATGGCGCAGGATTACCTCGAACGCGAAGTCTTCTGCTGCGGCCCCGAGCCCTTCATGCAGGCGGTGCGCGAGGCGCTTCAAGGTCTCGGCTTCGACATGGCGCATTACCACCAGGAAAGCTTCCACGCACCGGCGGCGACCGAGGCCGAGATCCCCGAGATCGACGATGTCGTCCCCGACCAGGCCGCACAGGCCGAGGTCGAGTTCGCCCTCTCCGGCGTCAGCGCGAATGTCTCGGAGACAGACACCATCCTGTCGGCGGCGCGGGCCAACGGGCTGAACATCCCGTCGGGCTGCACCTTCGGCGTGTGCGGCACCTGCAAGGTCCGCAAAAGCGCGGGCGAGGTGCACATGGTGCATAACGGTGGCATCTCGGAGGACGATATCGCCGAGGGTTATATTCTCGCCTGCTGTTCGCACCCCATCGGCAAGGTGTCGGTGGACGTGTGA
- a CDS encoding Crp/Fnr family transcriptional regulator, translating to MKIADKQKQKYLCACPLFSNLGKDVVERIAARAQGVFLPRGKVLFHQGDPSDGLYVHCTGMVRVSIVNTDGDVLTLAVPERGAPLGEMTLVSPDPRSATVTAMEDSSLLHLETGTMVALLAEEPALAAHLIGFLSQRLRESNETLQKFAFDNLSQRLLQKLAELGLKHGTLDDEVLDLGRKFSQSALAEMLGVTREAINKQLKLLQDQGKISMRKGVIQIMSPADIVKNTPGR from the coding sequence ATGAAGATCGCGGACAAGCAGAAACAGAAGTACCTGTGTGCCTGCCCGCTGTTCTCGAACCTCGGGAAAGACGTGGTCGAGCGCATTGCGGCGCGGGCACAGGGTGTGTTCCTTCCGCGTGGAAAAGTCCTGTTTCACCAAGGCGATCCCTCGGACGGCCTTTACGTGCACTGCACCGGGATGGTCCGGGTCAGCATTGTCAATACGGACGGTGACGTCCTGACCCTCGCGGTGCCGGAACGGGGGGCGCCCCTGGGCGAGATGACCCTGGTCAGCCCCGATCCCCGGTCGGCCACGGTGACCGCGATGGAGGATTCCAGCCTGCTTCACCTTGAGACGGGCACCATGGTCGCGCTGCTGGCCGAAGAACCGGCGCTTGCGGCGCACCTGATCGGGTTTCTGTCGCAGCGGCTTCGGGAGTCGAACGAGACGCTTCAGAAATTCGCATTCGACAACCTGTCGCAACGGCTGCTTCAGAAGCTTGCGGAGCTGGGGTTGAAACACGGCACGCTCGACGACGAGGTGTTGGACCTGGGCCGGAAGTTTTCCCAAAGCGCGTTGGCCGAGATGCTGGGCGTCACGCGAGAGGCGATCAACAAGCAGTTGAAGCTTTTGCAGGACCAGGGAAAGATCTCGATGCGCAAAGGCGTCATTCAGATCATGTCACCTGCGGATATCGTCAAGAACACGCCCGGTCGTTGA
- a CDS encoding DUF3307 domain-containing protein, protein MTESGILIFLVLIQVKHYLADFRWQTGDMLAHKGEFLHPAGLAHAGLHGLLSVPVMALAGLGGPGLIVGLALAEVFVHHVIDWKKANLQKANADLGEAGFWRLVGLDQAAHQLTYVAILAIGLL, encoded by the coding sequence GTGACCGAGAGCGGGATCCTGATCTTTCTGGTCCTGATACAGGTCAAACATTATCTCGCGGACTTCCGATGGCAGACGGGTGACATGCTTGCGCACAAGGGGGAGTTCCTGCACCCGGCCGGGTTAGCGCATGCAGGGCTTCACGGTCTGCTGAGCGTGCCGGTCATGGCGCTTGCGGGTCTGGGCGGGCCCGGTCTGATCGTCGGGCTGGCATTGGCCGAGGTTTTCGTGCATCACGTGATCGACTGGAAAAAGGCCAACCTTCAGAAAGCAAATGCTGATCTTGGCGAGGCCGGGTTCTGGAGGCTGGTCGGGCTGGATCAGGCCGCACATCAGCTGACCTATGTGGCGATACTTGCGATCGGTCTGCTGTAG